The following coding sequences lie in one Spinacia oleracea cultivar Varoflay chromosome 1, BTI_SOV_V1, whole genome shotgun sequence genomic window:
- the LOC110782833 gene encoding ribonuclease 1-like, translating to MAKWYSLVLVIKLVLNLAILTLAKSYTSNNFQAFYYIQQWLPSYCDQKGTTCCYPPTGKGEKGFTVYGLWPYQSDGSSLQSCPGASFDEGLLKPIEKLLQKEWPSYTCPQIGRKFWVHEWNKHGTCSKPVLDEMSYFQAALNLKNKVKIIQALAKAGIQPDGRFYPLESIRTAITTATGGFRPTIFCNHDAQGNTQIWQVVHCVDQKGINLINCTNAPKELANCAPSIKFPSY from the exons atggCAAAATGGTATAGCTTAGTATTAGTAATTAAGCTTGTGCTTAATCTAGCAATTCTAACTCTAGCCAAAAGTTACACTAGCAATAATTTTCAGGCATTCTACTACATTCAGCAG TGGTTGCCATCATACTGTGACCAAAAAGGGACAACGTGTTGTTACCCACCAACAGGAAAGGGCGAGAAAGGTTTTACAGTTTATGGGCTTTGGCCTTATCAGAGTGATGGTAGCTCCCTTCAATCCTGTCCCGGTGCAAGTTTTGATGAGGGTCTG CTTAAACCCATAGAGAAGTTGCTGCAAAAGGAATGGCCATCATATACATGCCCGCAAATCGGAAGAAAATTCTGGGTCCATGAATGGAACAAGCATGGAACATGCTCAAAACCTGTCCTAGATGAAATGTCATATTTTCAAGCTGCTCTAAACCTCAAGAACAAGGTGAAAATCATCCAAGCTCTCGCAAAAGCCGGGATCCAACCCGATGGCCGATTTTACCCTCTTGAGAGCATAAGGACGGCGATCACTACGGCGACGGGGGGATTCCGGCCAACAATATTCTGTAACCATGATGCTCAAGGAAACACTCAGATTTGGCAAGTTGTACATTGTGTTGATCAAAAAGGGATTAATCTCATCAACTGCACCAATGCTCCTAAGGAGCTAGCAAATTGTGCCCCTTCCATCAAGTTTCCTTCTTACTAG
- the LOC110782835 gene encoding ribonuclease 1, translated as MGKWESSFLTKIVVLLSFATVALGNSNSGLRAFYLVQQWLGSYCNQRGTRCCLPATGKPSADFTIYGLWPYYNDGSFPYNCGDDNYDVGRIKFLEKRLQKSWPSFTCPQIGRKFWVHEWNKHGTCSKSTLGEIPYFQAALNLKNKANVFHALTRAGIRPNNQFYSLKSIKKAIVRSIGFHPWIECNHNAQGKSQIWQVTFCADRTGRKLIKCPYIPRGRGSCASKIMFPAFY; from the exons atgGGAAAATGGGAAAGTTCATTTTTGACGAAAATCGTCGTTCTCCTAAGTTTTGCAACAGTTGCTCTTGGTAATTCTAACAGTGGTTTACGTGCATTTTATTTGGTGCAGCAG TGGTTAGGATCGTACTGTAACCAAAGAGGGACGAGATGCTGTTTACCAGCTACAGGGAAGCCAAGTGCAGATTTTACTATTTACGGGCTTTGGCCTTACTACAACGACGGTAGCTTCCCTTACAACTGCGGCGACGACAACTATGACGTCGGCCGG ATTAAGTTCTTGGAGAAAAGGCTACAAAAGTCATGGCCATCATTCACATGTCCACAAATAGGAAGGAAGTTTTGGGTGCATGAATGGAACAAACATGGAACATGCTCAAAATCCACCCTAGGAGAAATCCCTTACTTCCAAGCCGCTCTGAACCTCAAGAACAAGGCCAACGTCTTTCATGCCTTAACACGAGCCGGGATTAGGCCAAACAACCAGTTTTACTCTCTCAAATCCATTAAAAAGGCGATAGTTCGATCAATAGGGTTTCACCCTTGGATTGAGTGTAACCATAATGCTCAAGGGAAAAGCCAGATTTGGCAAGTCACATTTTGTGCTGATAGAACTGGAAGGAAGCTCATCAAATGCCCTTACATTCCTAGAGGACGCGGTAGTTGTGCCTCCAAAATTATGTTTCCGGCTTTCTATTAA